A region of uncultured Draconibacterium sp. DNA encodes the following proteins:
- a CDS encoding 3-oxoacid CoA-transferase subunit A: protein MINKIVNSAKEAVAGIFDGATVMISGFGEAGSPVELIHALVDQGAKDLTVVSNNAGSGHVGLAALIENRQVKKILCSFPRTAISVVFPELYRAGEIELELVPQGTLAERIRAGGAGVPAFYTPTTVNTPLAEGKEIREFNGRQYVMEEAIQADFALVKCATADKYGNLIYNKTARNFGPVMCMAAKTTIVQAKQVVELGSINPEHVVTPGIFVHRVVEIPNPADESKLVAENVKYHGIRQ, encoded by the coding sequence ATGATTAACAAGATCGTGAATTCGGCAAAAGAAGCGGTTGCCGGAATTTTCGACGGAGCAACCGTAATGATCAGTGGTTTTGGTGAAGCCGGTAGCCCGGTAGAATTGATTCACGCGCTGGTTGATCAGGGGGCAAAAGACCTGACCGTTGTGAGTAACAATGCCGGAAGCGGACATGTTGGTTTGGCAGCACTTATCGAAAACCGGCAGGTAAAAAAGATTCTCTGCTCTTTTCCACGAACCGCAATTTCAGTTGTTTTTCCCGAGTTGTACCGGGCCGGCGAAATTGAATTGGAACTGGTGCCGCAGGGAACCTTAGCCGAACGCATTCGTGCAGGAGGCGCAGGAGTTCCGGCATTTTATACGCCTACAACTGTAAATACTCCTTTGGCAGAAGGCAAAGAAATACGCGAGTTTAATGGCCGGCAATACGTAATGGAAGAAGCTATTCAAGCCGATTTTGCTTTGGTGAAATGTGCTACGGCCGATAAATACGGCAACCTGATCTACAATAAAACTGCCCGCAATTTTGGGCCGGTTATGTGTATGGCTGCAAAAACGACTATTGTTCAAGCCAAACAGGTGGTTGAACTTGGAAGTATTAATCCGGAACATGTGGTAACACCGGGAATTTTTGTTCATCGAGTAGTGGAAATTCCTAATCCCGCTGATGAATCGAAACTGGTTGCCGAAAATGTAAAGTACCATGGAATCAGACAATAA